The following are encoded in a window of Brevibacillus sp. DP1.3A genomic DNA:
- a CDS encoding carbonic anhydrase — protein sequence MRNLDEILAFNHEFVANQEYEKYQTTKFPDKRLVVLSCMDTRLVELLPKAMNMRNGDIKHVKSAGAIVSHPFGSIMRSILIAIYELNAEEVMVVGHYDCGMSAIDSKRTMEKMLERGVSAQTFSTLQHAGINLHKWLHGFDRVEESVKNSVETIKNHPLLPPNVEVHGLLIDPVTGRLDVVVNGYERMKDSE from the coding sequence GTGCGCAATTTGGATGAAATTCTCGCATTTAACCATGAATTTGTGGCGAACCAAGAATATGAAAAGTACCAAACCACCAAGTTTCCTGATAAACGATTGGTCGTGTTGTCTTGTATGGATACCCGTTTGGTTGAACTGCTGCCGAAAGCCATGAACATGCGCAATGGGGATATCAAGCACGTAAAAAGCGCCGGCGCAATCGTGTCCCATCCTTTTGGGAGTATCATGCGTAGTATTCTTATTGCGATCTACGAATTGAATGCCGAAGAAGTGATGGTCGTCGGGCATTATGACTGCGGGATGAGTGCGATCGACAGCAAACGCACGATGGAGAAGATGCTGGAGCGAGGAGTCTCGGCTCAAACGTTTTCCACGCTTCAACATGCAGGGATTAACTTACATAAATGGCTGCACGGATTCGATCGAGTAGAAGAAAGTGTGAAAAATAGCGTAGAAACGATTAAAAATCACCCGCTCCTCCCACCGAATGTGGAGGTACATGGCTTACTCATTGACCCGGTGACGGGAAGATTGGACGTTGTCGTGAATGGGTATGAGCGAATGAAAGACAGTGAATGA
- a CDS encoding LysR family transcriptional regulator has translation MDRESLEVFLTIARHGSINRAAQALFLAQSTLTHRLKQLERQVGTALFVRTASGVSLTGEGRRLLPVATNIVEQMRSFIQEKEQRQSMNIVAGKAFVAYELPRLIGEYRIAHPGFTCYVRSTLYEESLSALLTGTADIAFLGSEMYHPHIHQEFLPSDRLLLVMAPNHPWASGFPGFQAWGTEEMIVFGNHTAPYRQRIDRYLAQQGVFPNIIMELDSFNAVKKMVERQLGITILPERTIQQELATGRLIAYDIANGELVRPTLIAYLHPKKEDDAFQQFVQWIKEHY, from the coding sequence ATGGATCGAGAAAGTCTTGAGGTATTTTTAACGATTGCTCGTCATGGATCGATTAATCGCGCTGCACAAGCATTATTTTTGGCGCAATCAACATTGACGCACCGATTGAAGCAGTTAGAGCGCCAGGTTGGGACTGCGCTTTTTGTTCGCACCGCTTCTGGAGTGAGTCTTACAGGCGAAGGACGTCGGTTACTACCGGTTGCGACGAATATCGTGGAGCAAATGCGCTCCTTTATCCAAGAGAAAGAACAACGCCAATCGATGAACATCGTCGCAGGAAAAGCTTTTGTCGCCTATGAGCTGCCACGACTGATTGGAGAGTACCGGATTGCTCATCCGGGCTTTACCTGCTACGTCCGCTCTACGTTGTACGAGGAGTCCCTCAGCGCTCTGCTAACGGGAACGGCCGATATTGCTTTTCTCGGGAGTGAAATGTATCATCCGCACATCCATCAAGAATTCCTTCCCAGTGATCGGCTCCTGCTCGTCATGGCGCCCAACCATCCTTGGGCAAGCGGGTTTCCAGGTTTTCAGGCATGGGGAACCGAGGAAATGATTGTGTTCGGGAATCACACCGCTCCTTATCGCCAACGGATTGACCGCTATTTGGCGCAGCAGGGAGTTTTTCCGAATATTATTATGGAATTGGACAGCTTCAATGCTGTTAAAAAAATGGTCGAACGGCAGCTAGGGATTACGATCCTGCCGGAAAGAACCATACAACAAGAGCTAGCGACCGGAAGATTGATCGCCTACGATATCGCAAACGGCGAATTAGTGCGCCCCACACTCATCGCCTACCTGCATCCAAAAAAAGAGGACGATGCTTTCCAGCAATTCGTCCAATGGATCAAGGAACATTATTAA
- a CDS encoding VOC family protein has product MTTKHEWIGLDHVQLAAPAGTEDVARKFFGELLGMAEVPKPEKLLVRGGVWFQCGAQMIHIGVEEGFIPAKKAHPAFLVQNIGSLMGHLQANGVSFRIDEEIPHLIRFFTEDPFGNRLEFMEAKQE; this is encoded by the coding sequence ATGACAACAAAGCATGAATGGATTGGACTCGACCATGTACAATTAGCAGCACCAGCAGGAACGGAGGACGTAGCGCGCAAGTTTTTCGGTGAGCTTTTAGGAATGGCGGAGGTTCCAAAGCCAGAGAAGCTGCTTGTTCGAGGTGGTGTATGGTTCCAATGTGGCGCCCAAATGATTCATATTGGCGTAGAGGAAGGATTCATTCCTGCGAAAAAAGCACATCCGGCGTTCCTTGTGCAAAACATTGGTTCGCTGATGGGGCATTTGCAAGCAAATGGGGTATCTTTTCGAATTGACGAAGAAATTCCTCACCTTATCCGCTTTTTCACAGAGGACCCATTTGGAAACCGACTGGAGTTCATGGAGGCGAAACAGGAATGA
- a CDS encoding class I SAM-dependent methyltransferase encodes MKNEEIKQAVQAQFGKNAAQYVQSKTHANGSDLELMVEWMQPAEKWRALDIATGGGHVARTLAPHVSLVVATDLTRSMLMAASAANDTALVHNVMYVQADAESLPFLDESFEMVTCRIAAHHFPDPAAFVREVSRVLTPGGLFLFIDNVSPEESSLSAFINEVEKTRDPSHVRCLSVSEWRALFEVNGLITQKQQERKKRFEFIPWVQRTSESSEQEAAVEKMLLNATDEQKEYLGLTTNEGRVMTHQIDEWMVLCKKRGGNEDDDNKA; translated from the coding sequence ATGAAGAATGAGGAGATCAAACAAGCTGTTCAAGCGCAATTTGGAAAAAATGCAGCGCAATACGTGCAAAGCAAAACGCATGCAAATGGCAGCGACCTGGAACTGATGGTGGAGTGGATGCAGCCAGCAGAGAAGTGGCGGGCACTGGATATCGCCACAGGCGGTGGGCACGTAGCGAGGACATTGGCTCCACATGTGAGCTTGGTCGTCGCCACGGATTTGACTCGCTCGATGCTCATGGCGGCGTCTGCGGCCAATGATACAGCACTTGTCCATAATGTGATGTATGTCCAGGCTGATGCAGAATCTCTCCCGTTTCTCGATGAATCATTTGAGATGGTCACATGCCGAATCGCGGCTCATCATTTTCCCGATCCGGCGGCTTTTGTTCGTGAGGTGAGTCGCGTGCTGACCCCTGGTGGGTTGTTTCTCTTCATCGACAACGTTTCACCTGAGGAGTCGTCACTCTCGGCATTCATAAATGAAGTAGAGAAAACACGCGATCCCAGTCATGTTCGCTGTCTTTCCGTAAGTGAATGGCGCGCTTTGTTTGAAGTGAATGGCTTGATTACACAAAAGCAGCAGGAACGCAAAAAAAGGTTTGAATTTATACCATGGGTTCAGCGCACCTCCGAATCATCTGAGCAGGAAGCGGCCGTAGAAAAAATGCTGCTGAACGCTACAGACGAACAAAAGGAATATCTAGGGCTTACCACAAACGAAGGCAGAGTAATGACCCATCAGATTGACGAATGGATGGTTCTTTGCAAAAAAAGAGGAGGAAATGAAGACGATGACAACAAAGCATGA
- a CDS encoding TlyA family RNA methyltransferase: MSVRKERVDVLLVERGHYETREKAKAAVMAGLVQVAGERCDKPGTKFAEDVAITVKGEVHPYVSRGGLKLEKALRVFEIDMKDRVMMDIGASTGGFTDCALQNGARLVYAIDVGYGQLAWSLRQDERVVVMERTNFRHMDPEAFEHERPNSASIDVSFISLRLILPVLYRFLLEGGDVVALVKPQFEAGKDRVGKNGIVRDPEVHESVLTDIGQFASGLGFALKGLDYSPITGGEGNIEFVMHAQKSEGGMDSEAWLQCVSEVVASAHANLK; encoded by the coding sequence ATGAGTGTGAGAAAAGAACGGGTTGATGTTCTCTTGGTCGAAAGAGGTCATTATGAGACCAGAGAAAAAGCAAAAGCAGCCGTAATGGCAGGCCTAGTGCAAGTAGCTGGCGAGCGCTGTGACAAGCCGGGAACCAAATTTGCCGAGGATGTTGCGATTACGGTGAAGGGCGAGGTACACCCGTATGTGAGCCGGGGTGGCCTCAAGTTGGAAAAGGCATTGCGTGTCTTTGAAATCGACATGAAGGATCGTGTCATGATGGACATCGGGGCCTCCACTGGCGGATTTACGGACTGTGCGCTACAAAACGGTGCGCGACTTGTATACGCCATTGATGTCGGGTACGGACAGCTCGCGTGGAGCTTGCGACAGGATGAACGAGTGGTCGTCATGGAACGGACGAATTTCCGTCATATGGACCCGGAAGCTTTTGAACATGAACGCCCAAACTCGGCATCGATTGACGTATCGTTTATTTCGCTGCGATTGATCTTGCCGGTGCTGTACCGTTTTCTGCTCGAGGGCGGTGACGTCGTTGCGCTGGTCAAGCCTCAATTTGAAGCAGGCAAGGATAGAGTCGGAAAGAATGGAATCGTCCGTGATCCAGAAGTACACGAGAGCGTACTGACTGACATCGGTCAATTTGCCAGCGGATTGGGTTTCGCGCTAAAAGGCTTGGATTACTCTCCCATTACAGGGGGAGAAGGAAACATTGAATTTGTTATGCATGCCCAGAAAAGTGAGGGCGGCATGGATTCGGAAGCTTGGTTGCAATGCGTATCAGAGGTTGTTGCGTCTGCTCATGCGAATTTGAAATAG
- the recN gene encoding DNA repair protein RecN, producing the protein MLVELSIRNFAIIKSVTVSFQKGLNILTGETGAGKSIIIDALGLLLGGRASADFVRYGEPRAEVEGLFELPPGHPGLDVCKNVGVQIEQDGMLVVRRDISNQGKSIIRINGQLVTLAMLRELGPWLVTVHGQHDTHMLMQSDKHINWLDAYGESALGSAKQEYGTLYATYRKTKQDLERMARNDRELVQRMDLLQYQLDEIEAATLTPGEDEKLLQQRKKWMNIEKVYSTIQDAYRALHGDQKGMDWLGHAMGELERGVNYEEQLVPILETVQSAYYQIEDVVHNLRQLSYQMDFEPEQLAEVERRLDQIQSLKRKYGKSVDDILEYAATIQDELDDMHHYEDRLQQVEKQLQEFAADLAVEALELSVIRSECAGKLAQEIEQQLKELHMERARFAIDVRQTPDDDGVEIDGIKRFVDANGMDQIEFLISPNPGEPLRPLAKIASGGELSRVMLAIKTILAGTDQVETLIFDEVDTGVSGRAAQAIAEKLARVAGQRQVLCITHLPQVASMADAHFLIKKEMSENETETRVNRLSDDERVSELARMLSGAEVTAKTEEHAREMILLGRERKTVS; encoded by the coding sequence ATGCTAGTGGAACTCTCGATCCGAAATTTTGCCATCATCAAATCAGTGACGGTCTCTTTCCAAAAAGGCTTAAACATCCTGACAGGGGAGACTGGTGCTGGTAAATCCATCATTATCGATGCGCTTGGACTGCTATTAGGAGGCCGGGCTTCGGCTGATTTTGTTCGTTACGGTGAGCCTCGTGCAGAAGTGGAAGGGCTATTTGAATTGCCGCCTGGTCATCCTGGACTTGACGTTTGTAAGAATGTCGGTGTCCAGATTGAGCAAGACGGAATGCTCGTGGTACGCCGAGATATATCGAATCAAGGGAAGAGCATTATTCGAATCAACGGCCAGCTCGTGACTCTCGCTATGCTGCGTGAGTTAGGGCCATGGCTGGTTACGGTGCATGGTCAACACGATACGCATATGCTGATGCAGTCAGACAAGCATATCAATTGGCTCGATGCATATGGGGAAAGTGCATTGGGATCTGCGAAGCAAGAGTACGGCACCCTGTATGCTACTTACCGCAAAACAAAGCAAGATCTGGAGCGTATGGCACGTAATGATCGTGAGCTGGTACAGCGTATGGATCTATTGCAATATCAGCTCGATGAAATTGAGGCGGCAACCCTCACGCCTGGTGAAGACGAGAAGCTCTTGCAGCAGCGGAAAAAGTGGATGAACATTGAAAAAGTTTATTCAACGATTCAAGATGCATATCGCGCCTTGCATGGTGACCAAAAGGGCATGGATTGGTTAGGACATGCGATGGGAGAGCTCGAGCGTGGTGTGAACTACGAAGAACAGCTCGTTCCGATTTTGGAGACGGTCCAATCGGCATACTATCAGATAGAAGATGTGGTACATAACCTTCGTCAATTGTCGTATCAAATGGATTTTGAACCGGAGCAGTTGGCAGAAGTAGAACGCCGTCTTGATCAGATTCAGTCGTTAAAACGCAAGTATGGCAAAAGTGTAGACGACATTTTGGAGTACGCTGCCACGATTCAGGATGAATTGGATGATATGCATCACTACGAAGACCGCCTCCAGCAGGTGGAAAAGCAATTGCAGGAGTTTGCAGCCGATTTGGCAGTGGAGGCATTGGAGTTGTCGGTCATTCGTTCCGAATGCGCAGGGAAACTCGCACAAGAAATCGAGCAGCAGCTAAAAGAACTGCACATGGAGCGTGCTCGTTTTGCCATTGATGTCAGACAGACGCCGGATGATGACGGGGTAGAAATTGACGGAATCAAGCGATTTGTAGATGCAAACGGAATGGATCAGATCGAGTTTTTAATCTCACCTAACCCGGGTGAGCCATTGCGTCCCTTGGCGAAGATTGCTTCCGGCGGGGAGCTGTCTCGCGTCATGCTGGCCATTAAAACAATTTTGGCGGGTACTGATCAAGTGGAGACCCTTATTTTTGATGAAGTCGACACGGGAGTAAGCGGAAGAGCCGCTCAAGCGATTGCAGAAAAGCTCGCCCGAGTCGCTGGGCAGCGCCAAGTCCTGTGCATTACGCACTTGCCACAGGTAGCATCCATGGCAGACGCGCATTTTCTGATCAAAAAGGAAATGAGCGAGAATGAAACAGAGACGCGGGTGAATCGTTTGTCTGATGATGAACGGGTATCAGAGCTGGCTCGTATGCTAAGCGGGGCAGAGGTAACAGCAAAAACAGAAGAACATGCGCGAGAGATGATCCTTCTCGGCCGTGAACGAAAGACTGTCAGCTAA
- a CDS encoding NAD(+)/NADH kinase, which produces MKKIGIIANKGKPEARIVARELLYLLEDRGAQVFLDEHVASDVGHPELGASVEEMGMQADLVCVLGGDGTLLRIARQLAGHSIPIFGINLGTLGFLSEAEPEHLPQAVDNLLSGKYDIEKRAMLEACLVRKGTALGTYTAMNDIGIAKGSFCRIIQCAVFLDDEYVATFSGDGVIVSTPTGSTAYSLSAGGPIVAPNVDMLLLTPVAPHSLTARPLVLSGNQTIRVEVDAIHQEMGLSIDGQFGYRLEGGDQIYIKKSPCVTPLIKWKKGGFFEAIRTKLQGEWE; this is translated from the coding sequence GTGAAGAAAATTGGAATCATAGCGAACAAAGGAAAACCCGAAGCACGTATCGTTGCACGGGAACTGCTGTATTTACTTGAGGACAGAGGGGCGCAGGTATTCCTGGATGAACATGTCGCATCAGATGTAGGGCATCCAGAACTGGGCGCTTCTGTAGAAGAGATGGGGATGCAGGCGGATTTGGTTTGTGTATTAGGGGGCGATGGCACTCTACTCAGAATTGCTCGCCAGCTTGCCGGTCACTCTATCCCGATCTTTGGAATTAATTTAGGCACGTTGGGCTTTTTGTCGGAAGCGGAACCGGAACATCTACCTCAGGCTGTAGACAATCTCCTTTCTGGAAAGTACGACATTGAAAAAAGAGCGATGCTGGAAGCTTGTTTGGTGCGAAAAGGAACCGCACTGGGGACATACACAGCCATGAATGATATTGGGATTGCAAAAGGGTCATTTTGTCGGATCATTCAATGTGCAGTCTTTCTGGATGATGAGTACGTCGCGACGTTCAGCGGAGATGGTGTCATTGTCTCTACGCCAACAGGATCAACGGCATACTCGCTTTCTGCAGGCGGTCCAATAGTGGCGCCCAATGTGGACATGCTATTACTGACGCCAGTGGCTCCTCATTCCTTGACGGCCCGGCCATTGGTACTGTCAGGCAATCAAACGATCCGGGTCGAAGTGGATGCCATTCATCAAGAGATGGGACTGTCCATTGACGGGCAGTTTGGTTATCGACTCGAGGGCGGCGATCAGATTTACATTAAAAAGTCACCGTGTGTTACCCCGCTGATTAAGTGGAAAAAAGGTGGCTTTTTCGAAGCAATACGAACGAAATTACAAGGGGAATGGGAGTAA
- the spo0A gene encoding sporulation transcription factor Spo0A, with amino-acid sequence MSKIEVLLADDNREFVNLLEEYISSQYDMNVVGVAYNGNEVVRLLQERVPDVLILDIIMPHLDGLAVLEQIQAMRLSPQPKIIMLTAFGQEEITKKAVELGAAYYILKPFDMEVLAQRIRQIITTKPASSFVSSVKPQATLQIRGRNLDASITSIIHEIGVPAHIKGYLYLREAITMVYNDVELLGSITKVLYPDIAKKFNTTASRVERAIRHAIEVAWSRGNLDSISSLFGYTISNTKAKPTNSEFIAMVADKLRIEAKIS; translated from the coding sequence TTGAGCAAGATTGAAGTGTTGTTGGCAGATGATAACCGTGAATTTGTAAATCTGTTGGAAGAGTACATCAGTAGCCAGTATGACATGAATGTTGTGGGTGTTGCTTACAACGGCAATGAGGTAGTTCGACTGCTGCAGGAACGTGTACCCGATGTATTAATTTTGGATATCATCATGCCACATCTGGATGGCTTGGCTGTTTTGGAGCAAATTCAGGCCATGCGCTTAAGTCCTCAACCTAAAATTATTATGTTGACTGCTTTCGGGCAGGAAGAGATTACGAAGAAAGCAGTAGAACTGGGAGCAGCATACTACATTTTGAAACCGTTTGATATGGAGGTGCTGGCTCAGCGCATCCGTCAGATCATTACAACCAAACCAGCCTCTTCTTTTGTTTCTTCTGTAAAACCGCAAGCTACCTTGCAAATCCGCGGACGCAATTTGGACGCGAGCATCACCAGCATCATTCATGAGATTGGAGTTCCTGCTCATATCAAAGGCTATTTGTATTTGCGGGAAGCGATTACAATGGTATACAACGATGTTGAGCTGCTCGGTTCGATTACCAAAGTCCTGTACCCGGACATTGCCAAGAAATTCAATACAACCGCAAGTCGTGTAGAACGTGCCATCCGTCATGCGATTGAAGTAGCGTGGTCCCGTGGTAATTTGGACTCCATCTCCAGCTTGTTTGGTTATACGATTTCCAACACCAAGGCGAAGCCGACCAACAGCGAATTTATTGCCATGGTGGCGGACAAGCTGCGGATTGAGGCGAAGATTAGCTAG
- the ahrC gene encoding transcriptional regulator AhrC/ArgR, translating into MNKGQRHIRIRDIISNQEVETQDELVDRLRTAGFNVTQATVSRDIKELHLVKVPLPDGRYKYSMPAEQKFNPLQKLKRMLVDSFISIDQADHFIVLKTLSGHANAVAELIDNLPWEEIMGTISGDNTILIICRSKENTNEVTKRLMEML; encoded by the coding sequence ATGAACAAAGGGCAACGACATATTCGTATTCGGGATATCATCAGCAATCAAGAGGTGGAAACACAGGATGAGCTGGTGGACCGCTTGCGGACTGCTGGTTTTAACGTGACGCAAGCGACTGTATCCCGAGACATCAAGGAACTACACTTGGTAAAAGTTCCGCTCCCTGATGGACGATATAAGTATTCAATGCCTGCTGAACAAAAATTCAATCCACTGCAAAAGCTGAAACGCATGCTTGTGGATTCCTTTATTAGCATTGACCAAGCTGATCATTTTATTGTACTGAAGACACTTTCGGGACATGCGAATGCGGTAGCTGAACTGATTGACAACCTTCCATGGGAAGAAATCATGGGGACAATCAGTGGCGACAACACCATCCTGATTATTTGCCGTTCCAAAGAAAATACCAATGAAGTGACGAAACGCTTAATGGAAATGTTGTAG
- the spoIVB gene encoding SpoIVB peptidase: MIRQNKRKWMGSLLLLITALVVSSTPFRDLSSFPRELRLMEGSLEQLRVSVPVMGTLINSNPDILHVNGTEAREVSVDLSRPMSVEPRRAGEAQLQVKWHNIPLTAVKVNVLPDLRLYPGGQSIGVKLQTAGVLVVGHHLVDDGKNKFSPGEQAGIHVGDMIIKMNDMYINDMNDVKKLINETGKKNHSVQLLVVRGKEKLSLTLHPAKDKKDSEYRMGLYIRDSAAGVGTLTFFDPNSKAYGALGHVISDVDTGQAIVVGDGQIVQASVTSIEKGQSGNPGEKFARFYNESEVLGNITKNTPFGIFGKMKDEPKRSYYQEPLPIALAEQVEEGPAKILTVVEGQKVEEFDIEIANVVKQHFPATKGMIIKVTDKRLLEKTGGIVQGMSGSPIIQKGKIVGAVTHVFVNDPTSGYGCYIEWMLQDAGVNVRGNAESRTNTTKAA; encoded by the coding sequence GTGATCCGACAAAACAAAAGAAAATGGATGGGAAGTCTCCTTCTCCTCATCACGGCGCTTGTCGTGAGTTCCACCCCGTTCCGCGATCTGTCCTCCTTTCCCCGTGAATTGCGTTTGATGGAAGGGTCCCTCGAACAACTGCGGGTCTCTGTGCCGGTAATGGGCACGCTAATCAATAGCAATCCTGATATTTTGCACGTTAACGGGACAGAGGCGCGAGAGGTATCCGTTGATTTGAGCAGGCCTATGTCCGTTGAACCGCGTAGGGCTGGGGAAGCCCAATTGCAGGTGAAGTGGCATAACATTCCGCTGACTGCTGTAAAAGTAAATGTATTGCCAGATCTGCGGTTGTACCCTGGTGGACAGTCAATCGGGGTGAAGCTGCAAACAGCGGGTGTTTTGGTTGTCGGTCATCATTTAGTTGACGATGGTAAAAACAAGTTTTCTCCAGGTGAACAGGCAGGTATACACGTCGGTGACATGATTATCAAAATGAACGACATGTACATCAATGACATGAACGACGTAAAGAAATTGATTAACGAAACGGGCAAAAAGAATCATTCCGTTCAATTGCTTGTCGTTCGTGGCAAGGAAAAGCTTTCGCTCACTTTGCATCCGGCAAAAGACAAAAAAGACAGTGAATATCGCATGGGTCTCTATATTCGGGATTCAGCGGCAGGAGTAGGGACACTAACCTTTTTTGATCCGAATTCCAAAGCGTACGGGGCATTAGGGCACGTCATTTCCGACGTTGATACTGGTCAAGCCATTGTCGTAGGAGATGGCCAGATCGTGCAAGCAAGTGTCACATCGATTGAAAAAGGACAAAGTGGCAACCCAGGGGAGAAATTTGCACGTTTCTACAATGAAAGTGAAGTTCTCGGAAATATAACCAAAAACACCCCTTTTGGCATTTTCGGCAAAATGAAGGATGAGCCCAAACGCAGCTATTACCAGGAGCCGTTACCAATCGCTCTTGCTGAGCAGGTAGAGGAAGGGCCAGCCAAAATTCTTACTGTCGTGGAAGGTCAGAAGGTAGAAGAGTTCGATATTGAGATCGCAAACGTGGTCAAGCAGCATTTTCCTGCAACCAAAGGGATGATTATTAAAGTCACGGACAAACGCCTTTTGGAAAAGACAGGTGGCATCGTACAGGGAATGAGCGGCAGTCCCATCATTCAAAAAGGCAAGATCGTCGGTGCCGTCACGCATGTGTTTGTCAATGATCCTACTTCGGGATACGGTTGCTACATTGAGTGGATGCTTCAGGATGCTGGCGTGAATGTGCGAGGTAATGCCGAATCTCGAACCAATACAACCAAAGCTGCCTGA
- a CDS encoding metallophosphoesterase: protein MNDPNLAPLSRKTFLHKLTKWVGGLIGLGIATGVYGHLWERKALDIVRLSITIPGLPESFKGTKLIHFSDVHLGHYFEPKELESVIALIQSEKPDLICFTGDIVDEVTRPLFAAVPLFNQLLAPLGKFAVLGNHDYRAGEQQKVRDGLVASGFEVLDNRHVVVHKDGQQLYMAGVDDLFYGVPDLPRALENIPPEGSVILLVHEPDFADIASEHPVHLQLSGHSHGGQVRLPFIGHLLAPQYGRKYVQGLYQVGSMAVYTTRGLGTTILPVRLFCRPELTVLTLH from the coding sequence GTGAATGATCCAAACCTTGCTCCCCTTTCAAGGAAAACATTTCTCCACAAACTCACGAAATGGGTAGGGGGATTGATTGGTCTCGGTATAGCGACTGGCGTGTACGGTCATCTATGGGAACGAAAAGCGCTAGATATCGTGCGATTGTCCATCACGATACCGGGATTGCCAGAAAGCTTTAAGGGGACAAAGCTCATTCATTTCAGTGATGTCCATCTCGGTCATTATTTTGAACCGAAAGAGTTGGAGTCGGTTATTGCCTTGATCCAGAGCGAAAAACCAGATTTGATTTGCTTCACAGGGGATATCGTAGATGAAGTGACGCGACCTCTATTCGCCGCCGTTCCCCTTTTCAATCAGCTCCTAGCTCCATTAGGCAAATTCGCCGTTTTGGGCAACCACGATTATCGAGCTGGTGAACAACAAAAAGTTCGGGATGGATTAGTCGCGTCTGGATTCGAAGTGTTGGATAATCGGCATGTGGTTGTACACAAAGATGGCCAGCAGTTATACATGGCGGGAGTGGATGACCTTTTCTATGGTGTACCTGATCTTCCAAGGGCGCTAGAAAATATCCCGCCGGAGGGCAGTGTTATCTTGTTGGTGCATGAGCCTGATTTTGCTGATATTGCGTCAGAGCACCCTGTACATCTCCAACTGTCCGGCCACAGCCATGGCGGACAAGTGCGCTTGCCTTTCATTGGTCATCTTTTGGCGCCGCAATACGGGCGTAAATATGTACAAGGACTGTATCAGGTAGGTAGCATGGCTGTGTACACCACCAGAGGGTTGGGTACGACGATCTTGCCTGTTCGTTTATTTTGCCGCCCGGAGCTTACGGTACTCACACTCCATTGA
- a CDS encoding class I SAM-dependent methyltransferase: protein MTIDFHAEKNQLSYTGRTADDSWRQTILSLVNPVGKNVVDIGCGGGIYSKAWSGLGAASVTGIDFSHVMVEAAREQCADDPKISFAQGDARATGLPSQCADIVFARALIHHFPEQDLQKFFKEVIRLLAPGGICLIQDRTMDDVKMPASPTHFRGYFFTRYPRLLTIEQTRRPDDTTVQNTMKLAGLDQVNKTTLWETRREYDSWSELEADLLSRKGRSILHELSDAELKDLVHTIHDHVVSEEKWNEQDCWSIWIGNATCGTIKGK from the coding sequence ATGACAATTGATTTTCACGCTGAGAAAAACCAGTTGAGCTATACAGGGAGAACCGCTGACGACTCGTGGAGACAGACGATCCTCTCACTTGTCAATCCGGTGGGCAAAAATGTCGTGGACATCGGTTGTGGCGGTGGAATTTACAGTAAGGCTTGGTCTGGGCTAGGCGCTGCTTCTGTCACGGGCATTGACTTTTCCCACGTGATGGTAGAAGCGGCGAGAGAGCAATGCGCTGACGATCCGAAGATTTCGTTTGCACAGGGGGATGCCCGCGCAACAGGCTTGCCGAGTCAGTGTGCGGATATTGTATTCGCTCGCGCCTTGATCCATCATTTCCCAGAGCAAGACTTGCAGAAATTTTTTAAAGAAGTGATCAGGCTATTGGCACCTGGCGGAATTTGCCTGATCCAAGATCGGACGATGGACGATGTCAAAATGCCAGCCTCGCCGACTCATTTTCGCGGTTATTTCTTTACCCGATACCCGCGCTTGCTAACGATAGAACAGACGCGTAGACCGGATGATACAACGGTGCAGAACACTATGAAGCTCGCGGGGCTTGACCAGGTGAACAAGACAACGCTATGGGAGACAAGACGTGAATACGATAGCTGGTCTGAATTGGAAGCTGACTTGCTTTCAAGAAAAGGCCGCTCCATTCTGCATGAATTGTCTGATGCGGAACTGAAGGACCTTGTTCACACCATCCATGATCATGTAGTCAGTGAAGAAAAATGGAATGAGCAAGATTGCTGGAGTATATGGATAGGCAACGCAACTTGTGGCACAATAAAAGGGAAATAA